In one Chryseobacterium camelliae genomic region, the following are encoded:
- a CDS encoding fumarylacetoacetate hydrolase family protein, with product MKIICIGRNYSEHAKELGNEIPERPVIFMKPDTAVLKGNDFYIPEFSNDVHYELEVVIKISKGGKYIQKESAHKHYEEIGLGIDFTARDLQSELKAKGLPWELAKGFDGSAVVSSFFKKENYTLESLNFSLLKNKEKVQDGNTKDMMFTIDDIIAFVSQYFTLRVGDLIFTGTPKGVGKVDENDILEAYLENEKVLDIRIL from the coding sequence ATGAAAATAATCTGCATAGGAAGAAATTACAGCGAACATGCAAAAGAATTAGGAAATGAAATTCCTGAGAGACCGGTCATTTTTATGAAACCGGATACTGCTGTTTTGAAAGGAAATGATTTTTACATTCCCGAATTTTCGAACGATGTTCATTATGAACTGGAAGTTGTAATAAAGATTTCCAAAGGAGGAAAATACATCCAGAAAGAGTCTGCCCATAAGCATTACGAAGAAATAGGGTTGGGAATCGATTTTACGGCGAGAGATCTTCAAAGTGAGCTTAAAGCTAAAGGTCTTCCATGGGAGCTGGCAAAAGGTTTTGATGGCTCTGCTGTAGTAAGCAGTTTTTTCAAAAAAGAAAATTACACTCTTGAATCGCTAAATTTCTCATTATTAAAAAACAAAGAGAAGGTACAGGACGGAAATACGAAAGATATGATGTTTACCATTGATGATATCATTGCTTTCGTTTCACAATATTTCACCTTGAGAGTCGGCGATCTTATCTTCACAGGAACTCCAAAGGGAGTCGGAAAAGTAGATGAAAATGATATTCTTGAAGCCTATCTTGAAAATGAAAAGGTTCTGGACATCCGAATATTATAA
- a CDS encoding GNAT family N-acetyltransferase yields MIELAKTTLEDLETLFIFQTDKEGIQMAAFTAKDPSDKTFYMEKWTRIVENPDIKMLTLRFKNEIVGSIIHFDVMDEIHISYWIDRQHWGKGFATEGLKAFIKDSVKRPLFARVAYDNFGSQKVLENCGFQSIGKGKGFANARNMEIEEFIYRFDS; encoded by the coding sequence ATGATAGAACTCGCAAAAACGACTCTGGAGGATCTGGAAACTTTATTTATTTTTCAAACGGATAAAGAAGGAATCCAGATGGCAGCTTTTACAGCGAAAGATCCAAGCGATAAGACATTTTACATGGAAAAATGGACCAGAATTGTAGAAAATCCTGATATAAAAATGCTTACCCTACGATTTAAAAACGAAATTGTAGGAAGCATAATTCATTTTGATGTCATGGACGAAATACATATTTCTTATTGGATAGATAGGCAACATTGGGGAAAAGGATTCGCAACAGAAGGATTAAAAGCATTTATTAAAGACTCCGTTAAACGCCCTCTTTTTGCCAGAGTAGCCTATGACAATTTCGGATCTCAGAAAGTGCTTGAAAATTGCGGTTTCCAATCGATTGGTAAAGGAAAAGGATTTGCCAATGCAAGAAATATGGAAATTGAGGAATTTATATATAGGTTCGACTCATAA
- a CDS encoding universal stress protein — MINIVLPVDFGEKTDQLIDGAVKFAKQVNGKINLIHVAPTDIGFAIGDMGYQYFPEVEENEIREELIQLNKIQQRILAHDLDCEHLLKQGIAKDIILEYAKVKNADFIVMGSHGRSGIYDVFVGSLTKGLTKSSPIPVVVLPIHD; from the coding sequence ATGATAAATATAGTATTACCCGTAGATTTTGGGGAAAAAACAGATCAGCTGATAGATGGAGCCGTGAAATTTGCAAAACAAGTCAATGGAAAAATAAATCTGATACATGTTGCTCCTACTGATATAGGTTTTGCTATCGGTGATATGGGCTATCAATATTTCCCGGAAGTTGAAGAAAACGAAATCAGAGAAGAACTGATACAGCTCAACAAAATTCAGCAAAGAATTCTTGCTCATGATTTAGATTGCGAACATCTTTTAAAACAAGGAATCGCAAAAGACATTATCCTGGAGTATGCAAAAGTAAAGAATGCCGATTTTATTGTAATGGGATCGCATGGAAGAAGCGGAATCTATGATGTTTTCGTGGGAAGCCTGACCAAAGGGCTTACTAAAAGTTCCCCTATTCCTGTAGTAGTACTTCCTATTCACGATTAA
- a CDS encoding DUF6341 family protein, which produces MTSFFLFLSKVFKWSFGFYDAFGNVLNWILFIVCCVLFTYWCYVLVVTLGGDKDKEYYSPTEGKHPYYDPKIYKKEG; this is translated from the coding sequence ATGACGTCTTTCTTTCTATTCTTAAGTAAAGTTTTCAAATGGTCTTTCGGTTTTTATGATGCCTTTGGGAATGTGTTGAACTGGATTCTATTTATCGTTTGCTGTGTGTTGTTTACTTATTGGTGCTACGTTTTAGTAGTAACATTGGGTGGAGATAAAGACAAAGAATATTACTCTCCTACAGAAGGAAAGCATCCTTACTACGATCCAAAGATCTACAAAAAAGAAGGTTAA
- a CDS encoding DUF6427 family protein encodes MFKLLSKESNIFSIPVYIVFLLFIVIIFNILNFNTYEAIIAGITFLGIALAYFCFHTIALNYQSHLPLFLYTFFIFGLYPGGVDIGIAVALLTNSFLLLLLTSINEDVRKKSYVLVGSIVALNFIFLPTTWPMAIFVLIHVIATSERVGLNIIRFLLGVLLIATSYLSTMYFLDFTTWNLDYFPFGKMKLITDFHEIFPLIPIVLLLIYAIYDHFSNYNKKSPISRYKYTFLLVFSLAQLVTIILYMNKNYEYLLLLAFPVSIILSRMLRFLPKYWMQEVSLWLIILSLVMFKAETYFDIF; translated from the coding sequence ATGTTTAAATTACTTTCAAAAGAAAGCAATATTTTTTCGATTCCGGTTTATATTGTTTTTCTTCTTTTTATAGTAATCATATTTAACATACTGAATTTCAATACTTACGAAGCAATAATTGCCGGAATTACATTTTTGGGAATTGCTTTGGCCTATTTTTGTTTTCACACTATTGCCCTTAATTACCAGAGCCACCTTCCTTTGTTTTTATATACCTTTTTTATTTTTGGTTTGTATCCGGGAGGAGTAGATATAGGTATAGCTGTAGCGCTGCTCACCAACTCGTTTCTTTTGCTCCTTCTTACCAGTATTAATGAAGATGTAAGGAAAAAATCTTATGTACTGGTAGGCTCTATCGTAGCCCTTAATTTTATATTTCTGCCTACAACATGGCCTATGGCTATTTTTGTTCTGATACACGTTATTGCAACTTCGGAAAGAGTAGGTTTAAATATTATCAGATTTTTACTGGGTGTCCTTCTTATTGCAACCAGTTATTTATCTACCATGTATTTTCTTGATTTCACTACCTGGAATCTTGACTATTTTCCTTTTGGAAAAATGAAGTTGATTACAGATTTTCATGAAATTTTCCCTTTAATCCCCATAGTACTGCTTCTTATTTATGCAATATATGACCACTTCAGCAATTACAATAAGAAAAGCCCGATAAGCAGATATAAATATACTTTTTTACTGGTTTTTTCATTAGCGCAATTGGTTACGATTATACTTTATATGAATAAGAACTATGAATATTTATTACTATTGGCATTTCCTGTCAGTATTATCCTAAGTAGAATGTTAAGATTCCTTCCTAAATACTGGATGCAGGAAGTGAGTTTGTGGCTTATTATCTTAAGCTTAGTGATGTTTAAAGCAGAAACTTATTTTGATATTTTTTAA
- a CDS encoding DUF3109 family protein: MIQIDDKLISEDIFSEEFVCNLSKCKGACCVEGDVGAPLDKDELEILDNIFDKIKPYLTPEGIKALEEQGTWTTDPSDGMYVTPMVEDRECAYVTFDEKGITKCGIEKAYEDGAVDWQKPISCHLYPIRITEYSTFTALNYHEWNVCSDACTLGKELQVPVYKFLKTPLIRKYGEEFYNVLSEVADEWKNEYDS; the protein is encoded by the coding sequence ATGATTCAGATAGACGATAAATTAATTTCTGAGGATATATTTTCCGAAGAGTTTGTTTGCAACCTTAGCAAATGCAAGGGAGCATGTTGTGTGGAAGGAGATGTAGGAGCTCCGCTAGATAAAGATGAGCTTGAAATATTAGACAATATTTTTGATAAAATTAAACCTTATCTGACACCAGAAGGTATAAAAGCACTGGAAGAACAAGGAACCTGGACGACAGATCCGTCTGACGGAATGTACGTAACCCCAATGGTTGAAGACCGCGAGTGTGCTTATGTAACCTTTGATGAAAAAGGGATTACCAAATGTGGTATTGAGAAAGCTTACGAAGATGGTGCAGTAGATTGGCAAAAACCGATTTCATGCCACCTTTACCCTATCCGTATTACCGAATATTCCACATTTACAGCTCTTAATTATCACGAATGGAATGTATGCAGCGATGCCTGCACGCTTGGAAAGGAATTGCAAGTACCTGTTTACAAGTTTTTAAAGACTCCGCTTATCAGAAAATACGGCGAAGAATTTTATAATGTTCTGAGCGAAGTCGCTGATGAATGGAAGAACGAGTATGACTCTTAA
- a CDS encoding trigger factor, whose protein sequence is MKVTAKNHDDVSALLTVTLEKSDYKEKVEKQLINYAKNAQVPGFRKGKVPLSMVRKQYEAGIAFEEINKQVSDALNGYVNENKLRLVGQPVPQPVNEFDYNADQLEVAFEVGYEPEFTIDLAKYEAPHYKVEASEKEINKSIENMQKRFAEQAPQDKINKDSYIALEVSQVVEEDAKGEHHHHPKNVTITAENKEAFKLVKSLKMDGSVKVSKETLAGNEELAKELGFAKEEVEHLHHAEVEVKVKDFYGLNLAELNEDLFNKVYGEGNIKSEEELKEKVKSELDEYFQQNADVHFVNKVLEQVSEKEEVKLPETFLVKWLQFSNQNIQSEEQAREILEAEKNQLKYQIIEGKLMTDNEIQLDYADVLAQAEQLVRNQLAIYGIHHLGDEEIQKYAVEMLKDQEQVRQISSEVAMAKLKDVILEKATKKETAISHDEFLEELKK, encoded by the coding sequence ATGAAGGTTACTGCAAAAAACCATGATGATGTAAGTGCATTACTTACAGTGACATTGGAAAAATCTGACTATAAGGAAAAAGTTGAAAAACAATTGATTAATTATGCTAAGAATGCACAAGTTCCTGGTTTCAGAAAAGGGAAAGTGCCTTTGAGTATGGTTAGAAAACAATATGAAGCCGGAATTGCTTTTGAAGAAATCAACAAGCAGGTTTCTGATGCTTTGAACGGGTATGTGAACGAAAACAAACTAAGATTAGTTGGTCAGCCTGTTCCTCAGCCGGTAAACGAATTCGATTACAATGCTGATCAGTTAGAAGTTGCTTTTGAAGTAGGGTATGAGCCTGAATTCACGATCGACTTGGCTAAATATGAAGCTCCTCACTATAAAGTAGAGGCTTCTGAAAAAGAAATTAACAAGAGTATTGAGAACATGCAGAAGCGTTTTGCTGAGCAGGCTCCTCAAGACAAAATCAATAAAGATTCTTACATTGCGCTGGAAGTTTCTCAGGTTGTTGAGGAAGATGCAAAAGGAGAGCACCACCACCATCCAAAGAACGTTACTATCACTGCTGAAAACAAAGAAGCTTTCAAATTAGTGAAGTCTTTGAAAATGGACGGATCTGTAAAAGTTTCTAAAGAAACTCTTGCTGGTAACGAAGAATTGGCTAAAGAATTAGGATTCGCTAAAGAAGAAGTTGAGCACTTACACCACGCTGAAGTTGAGGTAAAAGTAAAAGATTTCTATGGTCTTAATTTAGCTGAATTAAATGAAGATTTATTCAACAAAGTTTACGGAGAAGGAAACATTAAGTCTGAAGAAGAGCTTAAAGAAAAAGTAAAATCAGAATTAGATGAATACTTCCAGCAGAATGCTGATGTTCATTTCGTGAACAAAGTATTGGAGCAGGTTTCTGAAAAAGAAGAAGTAAAACTTCCTGAAACTTTCTTAGTAAAATGGTTACAGTTCTCTAACCAGAACATCCAGTCTGAAGAACAGGCTAGAGAAATCCTTGAAGCTGAGAAAAACCAGTTGAAATATCAGATTATCGAAGGAAAATTGATGACGGATAACGAAATTCAATTAGACTATGCTGATGTTTTGGCACAAGCTGAGCAGTTGGTAAGAAATCAATTGGCGATCTACGGAATCCACCATTTAGGTGATGAGGAAATCCAGAAATATGCGGTTGAAATGTTGAAAGATCAGGAACAAGTAAGACAAATTTCTTCTGAAGTAGCTATGGCTAAGTTGAAAGATGTAATTCTTGAAAAAGCAACGAAGAAAGAAACTGCTATTTCTCACGACGAGTTTTTAGAAGAACTTAAAAAATAA
- a CDS encoding TonB-dependent receptor codes for MKLIYSFMLILCGLALINAQQTFSVEGTVQDFHDKTMLENAVVKIGGFTTKTDKKGKFSFDRIPAGQYILIAKHPDCNDYTENIGVTQDLHLTITLEHHVEDIETVTLHGNHKQSGSVIIRTLDKTDIERNSTENLGNLLSKISGVTALKTGNNIAKPVIHGLYGSRIAILNNGVKMAEQEWGVEHAPNVDVNDFGHIDVIKGASALKYGSDAVGGVVVLEPTVLPKRDTLMGNIKLSGISNGKGGEISANVAKAWKNQWFVKSGGSYKKLGDLYIPHHTLQNSGAEVNSFNFSVGNHGFMQGFDISYSGINQEFGIYKGAHLGSPLDYYKAINFGQPYFLDNFSYDITNPKQEVEHHIAKISAYKRFENFGKISFQYSFQLNRRKEFDIRRGELNELPSMDLRLITHSASLTHLLERANWSIESGLSAGFQDNYPNPATKARRLIPDYYKYDAGAFSVFKYKFNSKLNAEAGARYDFSRYDAYKYYDGKDWNEKFANLFPQFFVMESDSRILTRPILDYHNFSANLGLNYKPNNSFEFKVNLSRADRTPNPAELFADGLHHSAAVVEEGDLSIKKETLYNATLSMIGKFSVLKGLHVEVSPYYIISDSFINQVPTGFESSNRGTFPIWSYQQIKARMFGVDADVELNILDNLKWNTSFSALKGDDLTNKEPLILMMPANLRNSVEFKLNTPKNLYIRVENESVFRQNRYPLRNQSIEFIEDGQVRNEIVDLSTPPSAYTVFNASVGADLFKNLNVNFRINNIFNTEYREYLNRLRYIMPEPGRNFIVTLKYNF; via the coding sequence ATGAAATTGATATACAGCTTTATGCTGATCCTTTGTGGATTGGCATTGATAAACGCACAACAGACTTTTTCTGTGGAGGGGACTGTTCAGGATTTTCACGACAAAACGATGCTGGAAAATGCAGTGGTGAAAATAGGTGGTTTTACTACCAAAACAGACAAAAAAGGAAAGTTTTCTTTTGATAGAATTCCCGCAGGACAATATATACTCATTGCTAAGCACCCTGATTGTAATGATTATACTGAAAATATAGGAGTTACTCAGGATTTGCATTTAACGATCACGCTTGAACATCATGTTGAAGATATTGAAACAGTAACTTTACACGGTAATCACAAACAAAGCGGTTCTGTGATTATAAGAACTCTTGATAAAACGGATATTGAAAGGAATTCTACTGAAAATTTAGGGAATTTACTTTCAAAAATATCAGGAGTTACAGCACTTAAAACCGGAAATAATATTGCAAAGCCGGTTATTCACGGATTATATGGTAGCCGTATTGCTATCTTAAATAACGGTGTGAAAATGGCAGAGCAAGAATGGGGAGTAGAACATGCCCCAAATGTAGATGTCAATGATTTTGGACACATCGATGTGATTAAAGGGGCGTCTGCATTGAAATACGGAAGTGATGCGGTTGGCGGAGTGGTTGTTTTGGAACCTACAGTTTTGCCTAAAAGAGATACACTGATGGGGAATATCAAACTGTCTGGGATTTCAAACGGAAAAGGAGGCGAGATTTCAGCAAATGTTGCCAAAGCCTGGAAAAACCAATGGTTTGTAAAATCAGGAGGAAGTTATAAAAAACTTGGAGATTTGTATATTCCTCATCATACTTTGCAGAATTCCGGAGCCGAGGTTAATTCATTTAATTTCTCGGTCGGAAATCATGGATTTATGCAGGGATTTGATATTTCGTACAGTGGAATTAATCAGGAATTCGGGATCTATAAAGGAGCCCATTTGGGAAGCCCTTTGGATTATTATAAAGCCATCAACTTTGGCCAGCCTTATTTTTTGGATAATTTCAGTTATGATATTACCAACCCTAAGCAGGAAGTTGAGCATCACATCGCAAAAATTTCTGCTTATAAGCGCTTTGAAAATTTCGGAAAAATTAGTTTCCAGTACAGTTTTCAGCTGAATCGCCGTAAAGAGTTTGATATCAGAAGAGGGGAACTGAATGAGCTTCCTTCCATGGATTTAAGATTAATTACACATTCAGCAAGTCTTACCCATCTTTTAGAAAGGGCTAACTGGAGTATTGAAAGCGGCCTTTCAGCAGGTTTTCAGGATAATTATCCGAATCCTGCAACAAAAGCAAGACGTCTGATTCCTGATTATTATAAGTATGATGCGGGTGCTTTTTCAGTATTTAAATACAAGTTTAATTCAAAATTAAATGCTGAAGCAGGTGCAAGATATGATTTCAGCAGATATGATGCTTATAAATATTATGACGGGAAAGACTGGAATGAAAAATTTGCCAATCTTTTTCCTCAGTTTTTTGTGATGGAATCAGACAGCAGAATTTTAACCCGCCCGATTCTTGATTATCATAATTTTTCCGCTAACCTTGGACTTAATTATAAACCTAACAACAGTTTTGAATTTAAAGTAAATCTTTCAAGAGCAGACAGAACGCCGAACCCGGCAGAGCTTTTTGCAGACGGCCTTCACCATTCTGCAGCAGTGGTGGAAGAAGGAGACTTATCAATCAAGAAAGAAACGCTTTATAATGCAACGCTTTCTATGATAGGAAAATTCAGTGTATTAAAAGGTCTACATGTTGAGGTAAGTCCTTATTATATAATTTCAGATAGCTTTATCAATCAGGTGCCCACAGGTTTTGAATCTTCTAACAGAGGGACTTTCCCGATTTGGAGCTATCAGCAGATTAAAGCAAGAATGTTCGGAGTTGATGCAGATGTGGAACTTAATATTTTGGATAATTTAAAATGGAATACAAGTTTCAGCGCATTAAAAGGAGATGATCTTACAAATAAGGAGCCTTTAATCCTGATGATGCCTGCCAATCTGAGAAATTCAGTTGAGTTTAAATTGAATACACCTAAAAATTTATATATAAGAGTTGAAAACGAGAGTGTATTCAGGCAAAACCGCTATCCGCTCAGAAATCAGAGTATCGAATTCATTGAAGACGGCCAGGTTCGTAATGAAATTGTTGATCTTAGTACGCCTCCGTCGGCATATACAGTATTCAATGCGTCTGTGGGTGCAGACCTATTCAAAAATCTGAATGTAAATTTCAGAATCAATAACATTTTTAATACAGAGTATCGTGAATATCTTAACAGGTTGAGGTATATTATGCCGGAACCCGGCAGAAACTTTATTGTTACTCTTAAATACAATTTCTAA
- a CDS encoding ABC-F family ATP-binding cassette domain-containing protein — MLSVQSLGLHHSGNYLFQNVNFTIKKDDKIGLVGKNGAGKSTLLKMLSGEITFYEGNVVPEGNITIGFLKQDLDFVKGRTVWAETMQAFEQINAWKEELEDVNHQMTVRTDYESDSYTDLINKMTELNDLLMHHDAYNLEGDMEKVLFGLGFKADDFQKITDEFSGGWRMRIELAKLLLQKNDIMLLDEPTNHLDMESIMWLENFLKDYPGAIVLVSHDKQFMTAVCNRTFDVNNKKVDDYKANYSKYLIMREDRREKLIQAKKNQDAEIKQMEDNINKFRASATKASFAQSLIKKLDKIERIEVDNEDVSKFNIRFVQSQVPGKIIFEAENLGKAYGEKQIFDDVDFIVQRGDRIALLGQNGQGKTTLAKILAGDIKDYSGSWNLGHNVNIGYFAQNQEEVLTPNKTVQEEAEDAATEETRPRVRDLLGSFLFQGEAVNKKTKVLSGGERNRLALCKLLLRPFNTLIMDEPTNHLDIQSKEIIKLALQKFEGTLIVISHDREFLQGLCDKIYEFRDGKMKEFLGDINEYLEFRQKESIREISAEKAKLHNEEPKVEVKKVEEKPVTNNQQQSAIVSKEQKNIQNKLKKVEERISELEAKVEEFEASFTKENPSEETLEKYNKTKEDLDLALQEWEHLGSQLD, encoded by the coding sequence ATGCTTTCGGTTCAAAGTCTAGGATTACATCATTCGGGAAACTATCTGTTTCAAAACGTGAATTTCACGATAAAAAAGGATGATAAAATTGGTTTGGTTGGTAAAAATGGGGCGGGGAAATCCACTTTATTGAAAATGCTTTCCGGAGAAATTACTTTCTACGAAGGAAATGTAGTTCCTGAAGGAAATATTACCATCGGTTTCCTAAAACAGGACTTGGATTTCGTAAAAGGAAGAACGGTTTGGGCAGAAACGATGCAGGCTTTTGAACAGATCAACGCGTGGAAAGAAGAACTGGAGGACGTGAATCATCAGATGACGGTAAGAACCGATTACGAAAGTGATTCTTATACGGATTTGATCAATAAAATGACCGAACTTAACGATCTTTTAATGCACCATGACGCCTACAACCTGGAAGGTGATATGGAAAAAGTTCTGTTTGGTTTAGGTTTTAAAGCGGATGATTTTCAAAAAATAACTGACGAATTTTCCGGAGGTTGGAGAATGAGAATAGAGCTGGCAAAATTGCTTCTTCAAAAGAACGATATCATGCTTCTCGATGAGCCTACCAACCACCTGGATATGGAATCAATCATGTGGCTGGAAAATTTCTTGAAAGATTATCCCGGAGCGATCGTTTTGGTAAGTCACGATAAGCAGTTCATGACGGCCGTTTGTAACCGAACTTTTGATGTGAATAACAAAAAGGTCGATGATTATAAGGCTAATTATTCTAAATATCTGATCATGCGTGAAGACCGCCGTGAAAAACTGATTCAGGCTAAAAAGAATCAGGATGCGGAGATCAAGCAGATGGAAGATAATATCAATAAATTCCGTGCAAGTGCTACCAAAGCTTCTTTTGCACAGTCTTTAATTAAAAAATTAGATAAAATCGAGCGCATCGAGGTGGATAATGAAGACGTTTCCAAGTTCAATATTCGTTTCGTTCAGTCGCAGGTTCCGGGGAAAATTATTTTTGAAGCGGAAAATTTAGGAAAAGCTTACGGCGAAAAGCAGATTTTTGATGATGTAGATTTTATTGTTCAGAGAGGAGACAGAATTGCGCTTCTTGGACAAAACGGACAAGGGAAAACTACTTTGGCGAAAATTCTTGCCGGAGATATTAAAGATTATTCAGGAAGCTGGAATCTTGGACACAATGTCAATATCGGGTACTTTGCCCAAAACCAGGAAGAAGTTTTAACACCGAATAAAACCGTTCAGGAAGAAGCCGAAGATGCAGCAACAGAAGAAACAAGACCTAGGGTAAGAGATTTGTTAGGATCTTTCCTCTTCCAGGGTGAAGCTGTGAATAAAAAAACAAAAGTGCTTTCCGGAGGGGAAAGAAACCGTCTGGCGCTTTGTAAATTGCTTCTGCGTCCGTTCAACACTTTGATTATGGACGAACCTACGAACCACCTGGATATTCAGTCTAAGGAAATTATTAAGCTGGCTCTACAGAAATTCGAAGGTACTTTGATCGTAATTTCGCACGACAGGGAATTCCTTCAGGGACTTTGTGATAAAATCTATGAATTCCGTGATGGTAAAATGAAGGAATTCTTAGGAGATATCAACGAATATCTTGAATTCAGACAAAAAGAATCCATCAGAGAAATCTCTGCAGAGAAAGCAAAGCTTCATAACGAAGAGCCGAAAGTTGAGGTGAAAAAGGTTGAAGAAAAACCGGTAACCAACAATCAGCAACAATCGGCTATTGTCAGTAAAGAACAAAAAAATATTCAGAATAAACTTAAAAAAGTGGAAGAAAGAATTTCAGAACTCGAAGCAAAAGTGGAAGAGTTTGAAGCTTCTTTCACCAAAGAAAATCCTTCTGAAGAAACGTTGGAAAAATATAATAAGACCAAAGAAGACTTAGACCTTGCTTTGCAGGAATGGGAACATTTGGGTTCTCAATTGGATTAG
- a CDS encoding DUF5715 family protein — MKKYVCVFFLSFIFCFYHGQAVKKTVPCYDLNEVMKVEPTPLYKPHLDASKSFGMKLLKDSKMVQKYINNGKFHKIKKSGKGYRVQKLDYSRAWMVSKGKLMLEKIGTRFSKETKGHTFTVSSITRTLEDQCRLRRVNSNAAMGISSHNYGNSFDISYVRFNNVLKSNPKMELALEKVLKYYYNAGRIYYIKERQQSCFHVTVRNY, encoded by the coding sequence ATGAAAAAATATGTATGTGTGTTTTTCCTGTCTTTTATTTTTTGCTTTTATCATGGTCAGGCTGTAAAAAAAACAGTACCATGTTATGATCTTAACGAGGTAATGAAAGTAGAACCTACTCCATTATATAAACCTCATTTGGATGCCTCCAAAAGCTTTGGAATGAAACTTCTTAAAGATTCCAAAATGGTGCAGAAGTATATTAATAATGGTAAGTTTCATAAAATAAAAAAAAGCGGGAAAGGCTATCGTGTACAGAAACTGGATTACAGCAGAGCCTGGATGGTTTCAAAAGGGAAATTAATGCTTGAAAAAATTGGAACCCGTTTCAGTAAAGAAACAAAAGGACATACATTTACGGTTTCATCCATTACAAGAACACTGGAAGATCAATGTCGCCTGAGAAGAGTGAATTCTAATGCTGCTATGGGAATCAGTTCTCATAATTACGGGAATTCCTTTGATATTTCTTATGTGCGATTCAATAATGTTTTAAAAAGTAATCCTAAAATGGAATTGGCTCTGGAGAAGGTGTTAAAATATTATTATAATGCAGGAAGAATCTATTACATCAAAGAAAGGCAGCAGAGTTGCTTCCATGTTACCGTAAGAAATTACTAG
- the aqpZ gene encoding aquaporin Z, which translates to MKKLFAEFFGTFWLVFGGCGSAIFASQIAPASNGQMGILLVGVALAFGLTVLTMAYAVGHISGGHFNPAVSFGLVAGGRFSAKDLIPYIVAQCLGAIVAATALYFILIGSGKPDFSGPGAFATNFYGDAVYFGKGYSMGAAFLAEFLLTMFFLIIIMGATDKYANGKFAGIAIGLALTLIHLISIPITNTSVNPARSLSQAVFVGGNAISQLWLFWAAPILGGIVGGLIYKFLLQKNQEEELAH; encoded by the coding sequence ATAAAAAAACTTTTCGCTGAATTTTTCGGCACATTCTGGCTTGTTTTCGGAGGTTGTGGAAGCGCAATTTTTGCTTCACAAATCGCTCCGGCTTCTAATGGTCAAATGGGTATACTTCTGGTAGGAGTTGCTTTAGCATTTGGACTTACCGTACTTACCATGGCTTACGCTGTGGGACACATTTCCGGAGGGCATTTCAACCCCGCTGTATCATTTGGTCTTGTTGCAGGTGGAAGATTTTCCGCAAAAGATCTTATTCCTTACATTGTAGCACAATGTTTGGGTGCCATCGTTGCAGCAACTGCGCTCTACTTTATTTTAATTGGTTCGGGAAAACCCGATTTTTCAGGTCCCGGAGCTTTTGCCACTAATTTTTATGGTGACGCCGTCTATTTTGGAAAAGGATATTCCATGGGAGCTGCTTTCCTGGCGGAGTTTCTTTTAACGATGTTTTTCCTTATCATCATTATGGGTGCAACGGATAAATATGCGAACGGAAAGTTTGCAGGAATTGCCATTGGTCTGGCTTTGACTTTAATTCACTTGATCTCAATTCCTATTACCAATACTTCTGTAAATCCGGCTAGATCTCTTTCTCAGGCTGTTTTTGTAGGCGGAAATGCCATTTCCCAGTTATGGCTATTCTGGGCCGCACCTATTTTAGGAGGAATTGTTGGAGGATTGATTTATAAATTTTTACTTCAGAAAAATCAGGAAGAAGAACTTGCTCATTAA